A single region of the Chryseobacterium culicis genome encodes:
- a CDS encoding GEVED domain-containing protein: MAINLFSRVVPAIALFSASVLMAQNYQTMPIASGLTADVIANGIGSSTISTNNDVDGVSYAFVAKDFQLTSTSAAITYGIPVDGLINSVVGTTPGLSFQLASLNANNSLRLAATSDNGTLAFTTPKAAIKLYMLAVSGSGTSTVSVVVNFTDGSSQTFSSISLSDWYNGSNFAIQGIGRIKKPGATPASGDDVPSPEGGTNPRLYQAELAIDAANQAKLVQSVTVTKVSGSGIPNIFAFSADAYSDCAPPVLQAVSGITANSALVSWTGSAASYDVYHSTSNTIPSGSVTPTYPGITGTSTTIGSLNSNTTYYYWVRSNCNTATSQSVWSFAGTFKTACSTFTVPYTENFDTTSTGSTSNTNAPSCWAYLESTSFAGYGYVAASNSYSAPNSYYMNNSSGTTGSQMLVAPPTINLSDGTKRVRFYAKAGGSNYTLLVGTLSNPADPASFTQIGAPITLTTTHTQYTVNIPVGSDLQLAFKHGLGGSSRSIYIDNITVQNIPSCLEPTAVTSSNVTMNTATIGWTAPASAPANGYEVYYSTTNTAPDASTVLNASNSATSATTSAPLSSLSTDTNYYAWVRSACSASDKSIWSDVTAFRTGYCLPSSTSQNSWLSDFSSTGGLVNMTYSSGSSIAGGYQNLIASNNKIINAPGSDTSVSFTAGGPTCGIAVWVDWNNNLTFEASERMFVTNTYITNASGTITVPAGTPLGSYRMRVVTDYNSTAPSNPCSAISRGEFIDFTFEVATSLSTSETHLKKKEVNVYPNPFRDVLHIADIKDVKSVTVTDVAGRVVKTIDNPTTELQLAELNAGLYLVTMNFKDGSKSTVKAIKK, encoded by the coding sequence ATGGCAATAAATTTATTTTCTAGAGTGGTACCTGCTATCGCTCTGTTTTCAGCCAGTGTACTCATGGCTCAAAATTATCAAACCATGCCGATTGCTTCAGGCTTAACCGCTGATGTAATTGCAAACGGTATCGGTTCTTCAACAATTTCTACAAATAATGACGTAGATGGAGTTTCATACGCTTTTGTAGCGAAAGATTTTCAGCTGACCTCTACAAGTGCAGCAATTACGTATGGTATTCCTGTAGATGGGCTCATTAATTCTGTAGTGGGAACAACTCCCGGATTAAGTTTCCAGCTGGCAAGTTTAAATGCAAATAATTCTTTAAGATTGGCTGCAACCAGTGATAACGGAACTTTGGCATTTACAACACCAAAGGCCGCAATCAAACTCTATATGCTTGCTGTAAGTGGAAGTGGTACTTCTACGGTAAGTGTAGTGGTTAATTTTACCGACGGCAGTTCACAGACATTTTCAAGTATAAGTCTTTCAGACTGGTATAATGGATCTAATTTTGCGATACAGGGAATAGGAAGAATTAAAAAGCCGGGGGCTACTCCAGCCAGTGGTGATGATGTGCCTTCTCCTGAAGGTGGAACCAATCCAAGATTATATCAAGCTGAATTGGCAATAGATGCAGCAAATCAGGCAAAACTAGTACAAAGTGTAACAGTAACTAAAGTTAGTGGTTCAGGGATACCGAATATTTTTGCTTTTTCAGCAGATGCCTATTCTGATTGTGCACCTCCTGTATTGCAGGCCGTTTCCGGAATCACAGCCAACTCAGCTTTAGTTTCATGGACAGGTAGTGCTGCCAGTTATGATGTATACCACAGTACTTCAAACACAATACCATCGGGTTCAGTAACGCCTACTTATCCGGGGATAACAGGTACAAGTACAACTATTGGAAGTCTTAATTCAAATACCACCTATTATTATTGGGTGAGATCCAATTGTAATACTGCTACCAGCCAAAGTGTATGGTCTTTTGCAGGAACATTTAAAACGGCTTGTTCTACTTTCACGGTTCCTTATACAGAAAACTTTGATACAACAAGTACAGGTTCCACTTCAAATACGAATGCTCCAAGCTGTTGGGCATATCTGGAAAGTACCTCATTTGCAGGGTATGGATATGTAGCGGCATCCAATAGCTATTCAGCACCTAATTCTTATTATATGAATAATTCAAGTGGGACTACAGGCAGCCAAATGTTAGTGGCTCCTCCTACTATAAACCTTTCAGATGGTACGAAGCGTGTAAGATTTTATGCAAAAGCGGGGGGAAGTAATTATACATTATTAGTGGGAACACTTTCGAATCCTGCAGATCCGGCTTCTTTTACACAGATTGGAGCTCCTATTACCTTAACTACTACTCATACCCAATATACCGTTAATATTCCTGTAGGTTCTGATTTGCAATTGGCATTTAAACATGGATTGGGAGGTTCTTCACGTTCTATTTATATTGATAATATTACGGTTCAGAATATTCCTTCTTGTCTTGAGCCAACTGCTGTTACATCATCAAACGTGACAATGAATACAGCAACGATCGGTTGGACGGCACCAGCTTCTGCTCCTGCCAACGGATATGAAGTATATTACAGTACAACAAATACTGCACCTGATGCATCTACTGTTTTGAACGCTTCCAACTCTGCAACTTCTGCTACGACTTCAGCACCGCTGAGCTCTCTATCTACAGATACGAATTACTATGCATGGGTAAGATCTGCATGTAGTGCTAGTGACAAAAGTATCTGGAGTGATGTTACAGCATTCAGAACAGGCTACTGTCTGCCTTCATCTACTTCACAGAACTCATGGCTGTCTGACTTCAGTTCTACCGGAGGATTGGTAAATATGACGTATTCATCCGGTTCAAGTATTGCAGGTGGATATCAAAATTTAATAGCAAGCAATAACAAGATCATCAATGCTCCGGGATCTGACACTTCAGTGTCTTTCACTGCAGGAGGCCCTACATGTGGAATTGCAGTTTGGGTAGACTGGAATAATAATCTGACTTTTGAAGCTTCAGAAAGAATGTTTGTTACCAACACTTATATAACAAATGCTTCCGGAACGATTACTGTACCTGCAGGAACACCTCTTGGAAGTTATAGAATGAGAGTAGTAACTGATTATAACAGTACAGCACCATCAAACCCTTGTTCAGCTATCTCAAGAGGAGAATTCATTGATTTTACCTTTGAAGTAGCTACTTCATTATCAACTTCAGAAACCCATCTGAAGAAAAAAGAAGTGAATGTATATCCTAATCCTTTCAGAGATGTTCTTCATATTGCAGATATCAAAGATGTTAAATCTGTAACTGTTACAGATGTAGCGGGAAGAGTAGTGAAAACTATTGATAACCCAACTACAGAACTTCAGTTAGCTGAATTGAACGCTGGTTTATATTTAGTGACGATGAACTTTAAAGATGGCTCAAAATCAACAGTGAAAGCCATTAAGAAATAA
- a CDS encoding pyridoxal phosphate-dependent aminotransferase, which translates to MPNISNRALHMPPSPVRKLVPFALQAKQKGIKVYHLNIGQPDIETPETALNALKNIDLKVLEYALSEGNIEYRKALTEYYHSLGFSDLTPDNFIVTNGGSEALNFAISTLCDEGDEVIIPEPYYANYNGFTSTFDVNVVAVPSTIDTGFALPPVEEFEKKITEKTRAIIICNPGNPTGYLYTREELQKLAEIALKYDIVIISDEVYREYVYDGKQQISMLDFPELAENCIIIDSESKRYSMCGVRIGCMVTRSNKIRNAAMLFAQARLSPVLLGQIAATAAHQNDGPYIRAVREEYTHRRNVLVDLLNAIPGVICPKPRGAFYCVAELPVDDTEKFAQWLLEKYALNNETIMVAPAGGFYSDPELGKKQVRIAYVLKEEDLKRSAEILKEALKKYREEFSL; encoded by the coding sequence ATGCCGAATATTTCAAACAGAGCACTGCATATGCCGCCATCGCCGGTAAGAAAACTGGTTCCCTTTGCGTTACAAGCAAAACAGAAAGGAATAAAAGTATATCACCTTAATATCGGGCAGCCTGATATTGAAACTCCGGAAACAGCGTTAAATGCTTTAAAAAACATCGATTTAAAAGTATTGGAATATGCGCTTTCTGAAGGAAATATTGAATACAGAAAAGCCCTTACAGAATACTACCATTCATTAGGTTTCTCAGATCTTACCCCTGATAACTTTATTGTTACCAATGGAGGTTCTGAAGCCCTGAACTTTGCCATCTCTACTTTATGTGATGAAGGGGATGAAGTGATTATTCCTGAGCCTTACTATGCCAACTACAACGGTTTCACCAGCACATTTGATGTGAATGTAGTAGCAGTACCTTCTACAATTGACACAGGTTTTGCTTTGCCACCTGTTGAAGAATTCGAGAAAAAAATTACAGAAAAAACAAGAGCAATCATTATCTGTAACCCTGGAAACCCTACCGGATATCTTTATACGCGTGAGGAGCTTCAGAAACTTGCAGAAATTGCTTTGAAATACGATATTGTAATCATCTCTGATGAAGTATACAGAGAATATGTATATGACGGAAAGCAGCAGATCTCCATGCTTGATTTCCCTGAATTAGCGGAAAACTGTATCATCATTGATTCAGAATCCAAGCGTTACTCTATGTGTGGAGTAAGAATCGGATGTATGGTGACCCGTTCCAACAAGATCCGTAATGCAGCTATGCTTTTTGCACAGGCAAGATTAAGCCCGGTTCTTTTGGGACAAATTGCAGCAACAGCAGCACACCAGAACGATGGTCCTTATATCAGAGCAGTAAGAGAAGAATATACCCACAGAAGAAATGTATTGGTAGATCTTTTAAATGCTATTCCTGGAGTTATCTGCCCTAAACCAAGAGGTGCTTTCTACTGTGTTGCAGAGCTTCCGGTAGATGATACTGAAAAATTTGCTCAGTGGCTGCTTGAAAAATACGCTCTTAATAACGAAACCATCATGGTTGCCCCTGCAGGAGGGTTCTACAGCGACCCTGAATTAGGTAAGAAACAGGTGAGAATTGCCTATGTTCTGAAAGAAGAAGATTTAAAAAGAAGTGCTGAAATTCTGAAAGAAGCTTTAAAGAAGTACAGAGAAGAATTCAGTCTGTAA
- the murB gene encoding UDP-N-acetylmuramate dehydrogenase — protein MQENFSLKPYNTFGVEAKAHYFTEVSTIDELKEALIFSKTNSLQLLFLGGGSNILLTKDFDGLAIQLNLKGISEEHISENEVLVTAKAGENWHEFVMYCLQKNYGGLENLSLIPGNVGTSPMQNIGAYGTEIKDVFVSCEALDLENLELRTFSLEQCRFGYRDSIFKQEGKGRYVILGVTFKLTQKEHRIKTEYGAIQSELENLGIKNPTIQDVSKAVIHIRQSKLPDPKKIGNAGSFFKNPTIPLAQFEALKQQFENIQGYPNGNMVKVPAGWLIEQCGWKGKQIGNAASHQLQSLVIINATGKATGKEIFDFSTEIINSVKEKFGIELEREVNII, from the coding sequence ATGCAGGAAAATTTTTCATTAAAACCTTATAACACATTCGGTGTTGAAGCCAAAGCCCATTATTTTACTGAAGTCAGTACTATTGATGAATTAAAAGAGGCGCTCATTTTCTCGAAGACGAATTCCCTTCAGCTTCTGTTTTTGGGAGGCGGGAGTAACATTCTTCTTACCAAAGATTTTGACGGTCTTGCTATTCAACTGAATTTAAAAGGAATTTCCGAAGAACACATCAGTGAAAATGAAGTATTAGTAACCGCAAAAGCAGGTGAAAACTGGCATGAATTTGTGATGTACTGCCTGCAAAAAAATTATGGAGGACTTGAAAACCTGTCCTTAATTCCGGGAAATGTGGGAACTTCTCCTATGCAGAATATCGGGGCTTACGGAACAGAGATCAAAGACGTTTTTGTAAGCTGTGAGGCATTGGATCTGGAAAATCTTGAACTGAGGACCTTCAGTCTTGAACAATGTAGATTCGGATACAGAGATTCTATTTTCAAGCAGGAAGGAAAAGGCAGATATGTTATTCTTGGAGTCACTTTTAAGCTTACCCAAAAAGAACATCGTATCAAAACCGAATATGGAGCTATCCAATCCGAACTGGAAAATCTTGGCATTAAAAATCCTACGATTCAGGATGTTTCCAAAGCGGTGATCCATATCAGACAAAGCAAACTGCCGGATCCTAAGAAAATTGGAAATGCCGGAAGTTTTTTCAAGAACCCGACAATTCCTCTTGCCCAGTTTGAAGCATTAAAACAGCAATTTGAAAATATTCAGGGTTATCCCAATGGAAACATGGTAAAAGTACCCGCAGGATGGTTAATTGAGCAATGTGGATGGAAAGGAAAGCAGATCGGAAATGCAGCTTCCCACCAACTTCAATCATTGGTGATCATCAATGCTACAGGAAAGGCTACCGGAAAGGAAATTTTTGATTTTTCTACAGAAATCATCAATTCTGTGAAAGAAAAGTTCGGAATAGAGCTTGAACGGGAAGTGAATATTATTTAA
- the proC gene encoding pyrroline-5-carboxylate reductase codes for MKIAILGAGNMGLSFSKSFLKYELIKPEHLHLIIRNQEKISKIAEEFPHSKISTFEEIQELDADLIIIAVKPQDFHTVAQNIQFTFKENQMVLSIMAGINIEKIQKSLNHPLVVRAMPNSPTLLGMGITGYTAANGISFSQLISIERLLNSTGRSVYLEDEELLDGVTALSGSGPAYFYYIIDAMIKAGVEMGIEENLSKLFVKQTMLGAYHLINNSDKNLEELIKDVASKGGTTEAALKTFEENSFKEILKQGILNAEKRAKELNN; via the coding sequence ATGAAAATAGCTATTCTTGGAGCCGGAAATATGGGACTTTCTTTTTCAAAATCATTTTTGAAATACGAACTGATCAAACCTGAACACCTTCATCTTATTATCAGAAATCAGGAAAAAATCTCCAAAATAGCTGAAGAATTTCCCCATTCTAAAATTTCTACGTTTGAAGAAATTCAGGAACTCGATGCTGATTTAATCATTATTGCCGTAAAGCCTCAGGATTTTCATACCGTTGCTCAAAATATTCAATTTACCTTCAAAGAAAACCAGATGGTTCTCTCCATCATGGCAGGGATTAATATTGAAAAAATTCAGAAATCGCTGAATCATCCATTAGTGGTAAGAGCAATGCCGAACTCTCCTACCCTTTTGGGAATGGGAATTACAGGATATACCGCAGCTAACGGAATCTCTTTCAGTCAATTAATCAGTATAGAAAGATTATTGAACAGTACCGGAAGATCGGTTTATCTTGAGGATGAAGAACTTCTGGATGGTGTTACAGCTCTTTCAGGAAGTGGTCCTGCTTATTTTTATTATATCATCGATGCCATGATTAAAGCAGGGGTCGAAATGGGAATTGAAGAAAACCTTTCCAAACTTTTTGTAAAACAAACCATGCTAGGAGCGTATCACCTGATTAATAATTCTGACAAAAATCTTGAAGAACTGATTAAAGACGTTGCTTCTAAAGGCGGAACTACTGAAGCTGCTTTAAAAACGTTTGAAGAAAACAGTTTCAAAGAAATTCTGAAACAGGGAATTCTGAATGCCGAAAAGCGCGCGAAGGAACTTAATAATTAA
- a CDS encoding VanZ family protein, whose amino-acid sequence MLKKIYKIIIVPYSLLLLYLMFLGMGRFQYEENLITIEPVFSTIKFIQGPNKTIDIVTIVLGNIIMFIPFGFLGWMIPELKKLKPLMFGFISCILIVEALQYFTRMGIFEVDDIILNTFGVYLGWILCSAIDKRFNY is encoded by the coding sequence ATGTTAAAGAAAATATATAAAATCATTATTGTTCCCTATAGTCTGCTTTTGCTCTATCTGATGTTTTTAGGAATGGGCAGATTTCAGTACGAGGAAAATCTTATCACGATAGAACCTGTTTTTTCTACGATAAAATTTATTCAGGGTCCGAATAAGACGATCGATATTGTGACGATTGTTTTGGGCAATATTATTATGTTTATTCCTTTTGGATTTCTGGGCTGGATGATTCCCGAACTGAAAAAATTAAAGCCACTGATGTTTGGTTTTATCTCATGCATCTTAATTGTAGAAGCTCTTCAGTACTTTACAAGAATGGGAATATTTGAAGTAGATGATATCATCCTGAATACTTTTGGAGTTTATCTGGGATGGATATTGTGCAGCGCTATTGATAAAAGATTTAATTATTAA
- the lnt gene encoding apolipoprotein N-acyltransferase, with protein MKYVLLTLISAMLLSVSWPTYGVPFFIFFALVPLLMMEHGISKFSDYKRKSWVVFGLSYLCFVIWNVVTTGWLYGSKNPDGSHSMMAVLFPVLVNSLLYSLVFQCYHWYKNAQGTYWGLGFLIAIWMSFEKFHLGWELTWPWLNLGNVFSDYPKLIQWYDTLGATGGSFWILLVNVLIFYTVRTWEAGRKRKDLIKNSAIVGALIILPMIISVIKYNSFDEKPIGQVSVLMLQPDLDPYAEKYSKDSLTIEQDLLALAEKNSTGKIDYYIAPETALPGKGSISETAFEKSLLLNNIKGFLSNHPGSVFATGISSHRFFYNPADLPKEAYQINSGVWVSSYNTAIQLVPNQKVQAYHKGKLVPGVEIFPYMNVLKPLLGDAMLNLGGTVASLGTDKERVAFSNPYNKGKLAPIICYESIYGEFVTDYVKKGANFLGIMTNDSWWGVTEGHKQLLSYAKLRAIETRREIARAANSGISAHINAKGEITADTFYGDQTALFAKVNLYDTMTFYTRAGDILSRFSLFALGFLLFYYLIEWFKKKTKKA; from the coding sequence ATGAAATACGTTCTACTTACACTTATTTCAGCAATGCTGCTGTCGGTTTCATGGCCAACTTATGGAGTTCCGTTTTTTATATTTTTCGCCCTTGTTCCTCTTCTGATGATGGAACATGGAATTTCAAAATTCTCAGATTATAAAAGGAAAAGCTGGGTCGTCTTCGGATTATCTTACTTATGTTTTGTGATCTGGAATGTAGTCACTACAGGCTGGCTGTATGGCTCAAAAAACCCTGACGGAAGCCACTCTATGATGGCTGTATTATTCCCGGTACTGGTAAATTCCCTTTTATATTCTTTGGTATTCCAATGTTATCACTGGTACAAAAATGCTCAGGGAACCTATTGGGGATTAGGATTTTTAATTGCCATCTGGATGAGCTTTGAGAAGTTTCATTTGGGATGGGAACTGACATGGCCATGGCTGAACCTGGGGAATGTATTTTCAGACTACCCAAAGCTGATCCAATGGTATGACACGTTAGGTGCCACAGGGGGAAGCTTCTGGATTCTTTTGGTTAATGTTTTAATATTCTATACGGTAAGAACCTGGGAAGCCGGAAGAAAAAGAAAAGATCTGATTAAAAACTCTGCGATCGTAGGGGCTTTAATTATCTTACCAATGATTATTTCAGTGATCAAATACAATAGTTTTGATGAAAAGCCTATCGGACAGGTAAGCGTTCTGATGCTCCAGCCGGATCTTGATCCTTATGCTGAAAAATATTCAAAAGACAGTCTGACCATAGAACAGGATTTATTGGCTCTTGCTGAAAAAAACTCAACAGGTAAGATTGATTACTATATTGCTCCTGAAACGGCGCTTCCGGGAAAAGGATCTATTTCTGAAACAGCTTTTGAAAAGAGTTTACTTTTAAATAATATCAAAGGATTTTTATCCAATCATCCGGGATCTGTTTTTGCTACAGGAATTTCTTCCCACCGTTTTTTTTATAATCCGGCTGATTTACCTAAAGAAGCCTACCAAATCAATAGCGGTGTTTGGGTGAGCAGCTATAATACAGCGATTCAACTGGTTCCTAACCAAAAAGTTCAGGCTTATCACAAGGGAAAACTGGTGCCGGGTGTAGAAATATTCCCTTATATGAATGTTTTAAAACCATTGTTGGGAGATGCCATGCTGAACCTTGGCGGTACCGTAGCCTCTTTGGGGACAGATAAAGAAAGAGTTGCCTTTTCAAACCCTTACAATAAAGGGAAGCTGGCACCGATTATCTGCTATGAAAGTATTTACGGGGAGTTTGTAACAGACTATGTAAAAAAAGGAGCTAATTTCTTAGGCATTATGACCAACGATTCCTGGTGGGGCGTTACAGAAGGACACAAACAACTTCTATCTTACGCGAAATTAAGAGCTATTGAAACCAGAAGAGAAATTGCCCGTGCGGCCAACAGTGGGATTTCAGCGCATATCAATGCTAAAGGAGAGATCACCGCTGATACTTTCTATGGTGACCAAACAGCCTTATTCGCAAAGGTAAATCTTTATGATACCATGACATTCTATACCAGAGCCGGAGATATTCTTTCAAGATTTTCCCTATTTGCCTTAGGATTTTTATTGTTCTATTACCTGATTGAATGGTTTAAAAAGAAAACGAAGAAAGCGTAG